From a region of the SAR324 cluster bacterium genome:
- a CDS encoding metallophosphoesterase → MRLILLITVGSSIIFLFAGNSAGADSNSRVLEIVVTSDLHGNLGDETNSFSPAGITTLVPLIHSLRQNNPNLILLDAGDTLNGDRLSYYMDKVMAHPVPPWPIIQLMNALEYDAVVPGNHDFDWPASVFVRSIQMSQFPWISANIKNHSIENLFLAQYRIIQRQGLRIGILGLTTPGVPLWVDTSNLGTLVVDDMVSAARHWSQVLKPQVDILIGLFHSGEEADYDYQESLLKQIPMPNASGIIADSISDFDLIIAGHTHKIFPRTQKSMPGSFIMPLILPGSHGEGLMDIQLHLKFINGRWNVTQTMAEFKRPLKKSLTDQSNKTLAYLDPWMKGVNQYFDAKTAIQFVKDPAKIELESCGRQLSYDALVYFEGNGDAAVLSNWKWNRMPKKIAGIYLSRKHLFDWMPYFNKIVRASISGSQLTMLKRLERKKQKRPGRQIYVVPDLDQKKLVADQFYSIWFTNYHWNGGSGITLESLIEPEQKRNLSQQILQEYIFYYLRKFPEQLPEICKGFLKSVGD, encoded by the coding sequence GTGCGCCTGATCTTGCTGATAACAGTTGGAAGCTCAATTATATTTTTGTTTGCTGGTAATTCAGCCGGTGCTGATTCAAACTCCAGAGTCCTTGAAATTGTCGTAACGTCAGACTTACATGGAAATCTGGGGGATGAAACAAATTCATTTTCTCCTGCCGGAATCACGACTCTAGTACCTTTGATTCACTCCCTCAGACAAAATAATCCGAATTTAATCCTGCTGGATGCAGGTGATACATTAAATGGTGACAGGCTATCCTATTACATGGATAAGGTGATGGCTCATCCCGTTCCTCCATGGCCAATCATCCAGCTTATGAACGCTCTTGAGTATGATGCGGTTGTTCCTGGAAATCATGATTTCGATTGGCCTGCTTCCGTTTTTGTCCGTTCCATCCAAATGTCTCAATTTCCCTGGATTTCAGCCAATATCAAGAATCATTCAATAGAAAACCTGTTTTTAGCCCAATATCGGATTATTCAACGACAAGGACTAAGGATCGGTATTCTTGGTTTGACAACGCCAGGAGTCCCCTTATGGGTTGATACCTCCAATTTAGGAACATTGGTGGTTGACGACATGGTTTCAGCGGCCCGGCATTGGAGTCAGGTTTTAAAACCGCAGGTAGATATTTTGATAGGTTTGTTTCATAGCGGCGAAGAAGCTGATTATGATTATCAGGAAAGCTTGCTAAAACAGATTCCAATGCCAAATGCATCAGGAATAATCGCGGATTCTATCTCTGATTTTGATCTGATCATTGCAGGACATACGCATAAAATATTCCCTCGAACTCAAAAATCGATGCCCGGTTCTTTCATTATGCCGTTGATACTTCCGGGAAGTCATGGCGAAGGACTCATGGATATTCAACTGCACCTGAAATTCATAAATGGAAGATGGAATGTGACTCAAACAATGGCTGAATTTAAAAGGCCTCTTAAAAAATCTCTCACAGACCAAAGTAATAAAACTCTTGCGTATCTTGACCCATGGATGAAGGGGGTTAATCAATATTTTGATGCAAAGACTGCAATCCAATTTGTAAAGGATCCTGCAAAAATAGAACTGGAATCCTGTGGTCGTCAGTTATCGTATGACGCATTGGTTTATTTTGAAGGGAATGGAGATGCCGCGGTGCTTTCAAATTGGAAATGGAACAGGATGCCAAAAAAAATTGCAGGAATCTACCTTTCCAGAAAACATTTGTTTGATTGGATGCCATACTTTAATAAGATTGTGAGAGCTTCAATTAGTGGGAGTCAACTTACAATGCTGAAACGATTGGAGCGGAAAAAGCAAAAACGTCCTGGAAGGCAGATTTATGTTGTTCCAGACCTGGATCAAAAAAAATTGGTTGCTGACCAGTTTTATTCCATATGGTTCACCAATTATCACTGGAATGGCGGATCAGGAATTACACTGGAAAGCTTGATTGAACCGGAACAGAAGCGCAATTTGAGTCAGCAGATTCTTCAGGAATATATCTTTTATTATCTCCGGAAATTTCCAGAACAATTACCAGAGATTTGTAAAGGTTTTTTGAAATCTGTTGGGGATTAA
- a CDS encoding phosphotransferase, producing the protein MLQSLTNLAKQHFGSQISDPKPLKGDGSDREIYRFFRPDGFSFVGVTNSHRLENEAFILLSRHFAQYGIPVPDIYQTDLNHGCYLLEDLGDITLADMLQPLDPDNPQDAKLIQNYYHQVIHWLPKLQLQGHQGLDYQFCYMDKILDYNTFMTDLRYFEQYFWNLFASNYPKSGMIQQELEQLALQLDKIERQSFVYRDFQSRNIMWKKNHPCFIDYQSGCPGAIHYDVATMLYASKARLNEPLRQLLIETYLDELPSTMKPSHAEFTETLYNFVLIRRLRSLGTYGFLPSQKGKFYFLDAIPGTIHDIFQLLSNHPALSQWTALKELFYQWSQDPNLCSKTWLHNFVKQQTHP; encoded by the coding sequence ATGCTACAATCTTTAACAAACTTGGCAAAACAACATTTTGGCTCCCAAATATCCGATCCCAAGCCACTGAAGGGAGATGGTTCAGATAGAGAGATTTATCGTTTCTTTCGTCCTGATGGTTTTTCTTTTGTCGGTGTGACCAACTCACATCGTTTGGAAAATGAAGCTTTTATTCTGTTATCGCGTCACTTTGCCCAATATGGCATTCCTGTACCAGATATTTATCAAACGGATCTAAATCATGGCTGTTATCTGCTTGAAGATCTGGGTGACATCACTCTGGCGGATATGCTTCAACCACTTGATCCCGACAATCCACAGGATGCCAAACTGATCCAGAATTATTACCATCAGGTCATACACTGGCTTCCGAAGCTTCAATTGCAGGGTCATCAAGGGCTTGATTATCAATTTTGCTATATGGATAAAATCCTGGATTACAATACTTTTATGACAGACTTGAGGTATTTTGAGCAATATTTCTGGAATCTGTTTGCCAGCAATTACCCCAAATCAGGCATGATTCAACAGGAACTGGAGCAACTGGCTTTACAACTGGACAAGATTGAACGCCAATCCTTTGTATATCGGGATTTCCAGTCCAGAAATATCATGTGGAAAAAGAATCACCCCTGTTTTATTGATTATCAATCTGGATGCCCCGGTGCAATTCATTATGATGTTGCCACCATGCTTTATGCCTCCAAAGCTCGATTGAACGAACCGCTCCGACAACTATTAATTGAAACATATCTGGATGAACTTCCGTCTACGATGAAACCGTCTCACGCTGAATTTACAGAGACTCTTTATAATTTTGTATTGATTCGACGGTTACGTTCCCTTGGCACGTATGGTTTTCTTCCGTCGCAAAAAGGGAAATTTTATTTTCTGGATGCCATTCCCGGAACGATCCATGATATTTTCCAACTTCTCTCAAATCATCCAGCTTTGAGCCAATGGACAGCGCTAAAGGAATTATTCTATCAATGGAGTCAGGATCCCAACCTGTGTTCTAAAACATGGCTTCATAACTTTGTCAAACAACAAACACATCCTTAA
- a CDS encoding BamA/TamA family outer membrane protein, protein MNRFASIDHRGTRKILETPVFALDSYSRLKDDPLFPYGFQKGFTKIDSLTDTNNRPIPFSIENNPDLPVGYSTEHGLLRVSLEEAIPENTLVFEFTTKLPVRFQDGLVFKELMVVEWHPVLLSYKHGTWIKDMMEPSPGIYEVMWTADTTGLLITSAGDLEYGQARQHVKLEQVQPLKYFPLIFSPNYSRLNTGHPVIESYYFSEDLRRAQLLQIWGEEFLDYMASEFDLKQPWDKIRIVEVRGNYEDIRVVNNLILVTIPHYKRSTFMDRRVLGFFSRGMAELWFGEKVWANEDTQLWLHMGLPAFFSLKFFEYKYGLDARIFDFFDWLNPHYREHFFESMVRGVNPALEVPIMSKISKLSDYRVYLKFATYKTALVFSMLQYLTGNAAFRKGLRHFFENNQYQVVTLKDIHQSMEQMYPEPLDWFFLQWFYTTDTMDYGIREFTYDELPAGGYEVRVVIEKKDKGQMPVDVVIETEDEQVIHKRALGNQDIEMIRFITVSPPVSISLDPDEILLETDRQNNQSFHYFRVRFAFDWQKNREILITLVPRGSSNAFDGNHIGLETRHVIGDYIYNVTPGYGTKNEQLTYQSSVERRNLLGIKGFVANVNLSRIGGILSKGVGLLYSSPQHQEKYSYNYAVNLAQQAAFKARKTSSGISSDIIETGDTSNISISHTSNIGFGNIYYLEFNLGFEKPVLALGSDFDYTLWTAKIQHAIKTGFRKRIDWEWIGGTTQGTSPLQKHHQLGSPTVLRGYPQRTILRDENLLAMRCDFSFPVISSQWWGDISSLGVLGGIFYDMGKVWGNDVNPADVPLRQDVGVGLVWNINAVSLAEAPLKIEVAYPLNDPEFTKPQLILFEVLSIF, encoded by the coding sequence ATGAACCGTTTTGCTTCGATTGATCACCGGGGCACACGTAAAATTTTGGAAACTCCTGTTTTTGCATTAGATTCTTACAGCAGACTGAAAGATGATCCTTTGTTTCCCTATGGGTTCCAAAAAGGATTTACCAAGATTGACTCTCTTACAGATACCAACAACCGGCCAATTCCATTTTCCATCGAGAATAACCCGGATCTGCCTGTTGGATACAGCACGGAACATGGACTATTACGAGTTTCTCTTGAAGAGGCAATTCCTGAAAATACGCTTGTTTTTGAATTTACTACCAAATTGCCGGTACGGTTTCAGGACGGACTTGTCTTTAAGGAATTGATGGTAGTTGAATGGCACCCAGTTTTGCTGTCCTACAAGCATGGAACATGGATAAAGGATATGATGGAACCATCTCCTGGAATCTATGAAGTCATGTGGACTGCTGATACTACAGGACTTTTAATCACTTCGGCTGGAGATCTGGAATACGGCCAAGCCAGGCAACATGTCAAACTTGAACAAGTCCAGCCGCTCAAATATTTTCCACTGATTTTCTCACCGAATTATTCTCGATTGAATACTGGACATCCGGTAATCGAGTCCTATTATTTTTCAGAAGATCTACGTCGTGCCCAATTACTACAGATCTGGGGGGAAGAATTTCTTGATTATATGGCCTCTGAATTTGATTTGAAGCAACCGTGGGACAAAATCAGAATAGTGGAGGTGAGAGGCAATTATGAAGATATCAGGGTTGTCAATAATCTCATATTGGTCACGATTCCTCATTACAAACGCAGCACCTTTATGGACAGGCGAGTATTGGGCTTTTTTTCGCGTGGTATGGCAGAATTATGGTTTGGTGAGAAGGTTTGGGCCAATGAGGATACGCAATTATGGTTGCATATGGGACTGCCAGCCTTTTTCAGTCTGAAATTTTTTGAATATAAATATGGGCTTGACGCTAGAATTTTTGATTTTTTTGACTGGCTGAATCCTCACTATCGGGAGCACTTTTTTGAAAGCATGGTGCGCGGAGTGAATCCGGCTTTGGAAGTACCGATTATGTCTAAAATTTCAAAGTTATCCGACTATCGGGTCTATCTGAAATTTGCGACTTATAAGACAGCATTGGTATTTTCCATGTTACAGTATCTGACCGGAAATGCTGCTTTCAGGAAAGGACTTCGTCATTTTTTTGAAAATAATCAGTATCAGGTGGTGACCTTAAAGGATATTCATCAATCTATGGAGCAAATGTATCCTGAACCGCTGGATTGGTTTTTTTTGCAATGGTTCTATACCACAGATACAATGGATTACGGGATTCGTGAATTCACGTATGATGAATTGCCAGCGGGAGGATATGAAGTCAGGGTTGTTATTGAAAAAAAAGACAAAGGACAGATGCCGGTTGATGTTGTTATTGAAACCGAAGATGAGCAGGTGATCCATAAACGCGCATTGGGAAATCAGGATATTGAGATGATCCGATTTATTACCGTCTCTCCTCCTGTATCCATATCTTTGGATCCTGATGAAATATTATTGGAGACTGATAGACAAAACAACCAATCATTTCATTATTTCAGAGTCCGTTTTGCGTTTGACTGGCAGAAAAACAGGGAAATTCTGATCACGTTGGTTCCTAGAGGAAGCAGTAATGCATTTGATGGCAACCATATTGGTTTGGAAACCAGACATGTTATTGGTGATTATATCTATAATGTGACACCTGGCTATGGAACAAAAAACGAACAGCTTACCTATCAATCCTCTGTTGAACGAAGGAATTTGTTGGGAATTAAGGGGTTTGTCGCCAATGTTAATCTTTCCCGGATTGGAGGTATTTTATCGAAAGGAGTGGGACTCCTTTATAGTTCGCCTCAACATCAGGAAAAATACTCTTACAATTATGCCGTCAATCTGGCCCAGCAAGCAGCTTTTAAAGCCAGAAAAACGTCGTCAGGTATCTCTTCAGATATCATTGAAACAGGGGATACCAGCAATATTTCCATATCACATACCAGCAACATTGGATTTGGAAATATATATTATCTGGAATTCAATCTGGGATTCGAAAAACCAGTTCTCGCATTGGGGTCTGATTTTGACTACACACTTTGGACTGCTAAAATCCAGCATGCGATCAAAACAGGTTTTCGTAAAAGAATTGACTGGGAATGGATAGGGGGAACGACCCAAGGAACCAGTCCATTACAGAAACATCACCAACTTGGCAGTCCAACGGTATTGAGAGGTTATCCCCAAAGGACAATCCTGCGGGATGAAAATTTGCTGGCAATGCGGTGTGATTTTTCATTTCCGGTTATTTCTTCACAGTGGTGGGGGGATATCTCATCACTTGGAGTTTTAGGAGGTATTTTTTATGATATGGGTAAAGTTTGGGGTAATGATGTGAATCCTGCGGATGTACCACTTCGTCAGGATGTTGGTGTTGGTCTGGTATGGAACATCAATGCCGTTTCATTGGCAGAAGCCCCCTTGAAAATTGAAGTTGCCTACCCTCTCAATGATCCGGAATTTACCAAGCCACAGCTTATTCTATTTGAAGTATTAAGCATTTTTTAA
- the pilO gene encoding type 4a pilus biogenesis protein PilO, with the protein MNTILSIPGNWNHEQKKLLLIILGIILCMMMFYNLKLRPALNDKTRLEKKLTESVQALNELQQYERHQTHFEAEKQRIQEQMQLIDRALPLEWNIAELNQHLFKVVKESQIKLLRQVIPPEKPFEHYAELSIVLELTGQYRQLIQFIKKIQELPILINIRKLHIENQVSKTVTPDLKINISLSVYHRYALSQTQSPNAINLQ; encoded by the coding sequence ATGAATACTATTTTATCAATTCCAGGCAATTGGAATCATGAACAAAAAAAACTGCTTCTAATCATTCTGGGCATTATATTATGCATGATGATGTTTTATAATCTGAAACTCAGACCCGCATTAAACGACAAAACCCGATTGGAAAAAAAACTCACGGAATCTGTTCAGGCTCTGAATGAACTACAACAATATGAGCGGCATCAAACACATTTTGAGGCTGAAAAACAAAGGATTCAGGAGCAAATGCAACTTATCGACAGAGCGCTCCCGCTGGAATGGAATATTGCTGAATTAAATCAGCATCTTTTTAAAGTAGTCAAAGAAAGCCAAATCAAACTGTTACGGCAGGTTATCCCCCCTGAAAAACCGTTTGAACATTATGCTGAACTTAGCATTGTTCTGGAACTAACCGGCCAATACCGTCAATTGATCCAGTTTATTAAAAAAATTCAGGAACTTCCTATCCTGATCAACATCCGAAAACTTCACATTGAGAATCAGGTTTCAAAAACAGTCACACCAGATTTAAAAATCAACATTTCCCTGAGTGTCTATCATCGTTATGCCTTATCCCAAACTCAATCGCCGAATGCGATCAACCTTCAATAA
- a CDS encoding LTA synthase family protein — protein MKPSLVNWGQRLVLLVVLAIGARGGLQSKPLSQSMAFQNEPLPLGHLTLSAPFTVMEQMTMDRIHKLAWLSEDDSLKIARNLVKNHKTNEIFLDKEHAFYRISQQEHTTGQKPLNVVVIMLESWTARYMASFGGPVASTPNFDSLCKKGQVFDQFYANGSRSIIGIASVLASIPGFTDAQVIMGAFTQNTMTSFPQILEQNGYQTLFLHGGFEGSLGIHDFARKLGYDKVIAKENFENPDNKWDGLWGIWDHFQFERFKQELDSLQEPFHGAIFTSSSHQPFHLPDPEFSVFDSSVPDYEWLNALHYSDWALGQFFEQAKSSSWFKNTVFVITADHTIWAHRGKAVENAHIPLLIYSPSEVIAPGINHTIGSQVDILPSMIDLLGLSTAHSSMGKSLFSETSESFALFNSVIYLWITPDYALSFVDNKLASIYNNHTKVLQEKINFTKLPSDIQSEIRTYLGYTQTAHNTLITNSIAPW, from the coding sequence TTGAAACCCTCCCTTGTGAACTGGGGGCAACGGTTGGTTTTACTTGTTGTTCTGGCTATCGGGGCTAGAGGTGGGCTACAGAGCAAACCGTTATCCCAATCAATGGCCTTTCAAAATGAACCACTGCCGCTTGGACATCTGACATTGAGTGCTCCATTCACGGTGATGGAGCAAATGACCATGGACAGGATCCATAAATTAGCATGGTTATCAGAGGATGACTCTTTGAAAATTGCCAGGAATCTGGTGAAAAATCACAAAACCAATGAGATTTTTCTGGACAAGGAACATGCGTTTTATCGGATATCCCAACAGGAACATACCACCGGACAAAAGCCATTGAATGTGGTCGTAATTATGCTGGAAAGCTGGACTGCACGGTACATGGCGTCTTTTGGGGGACCTGTTGCATCGACTCCAAATTTTGATAGTTTGTGTAAAAAAGGCCAGGTCTTTGATCAATTTTATGCCAATGGATCGCGTTCCATTATTGGTATTGCCTCAGTTCTGGCCTCTATTCCGGGATTCACGGACGCTCAGGTTATCATGGGGGCGTTCACACAAAATACCATGACTTCGTTTCCACAAATTCTGGAACAAAATGGCTATCAAACGCTCTTCCTTCATGGTGGGTTTGAAGGAAGCCTGGGAATTCATGATTTTGCGAGAAAACTTGGTTATGATAAGGTAATCGCTAAAGAAAATTTTGAAAATCCTGACAACAAATGGGATGGTTTATGGGGGATCTGGGATCATTTTCAATTTGAGAGATTCAAACAGGAACTGGATTCGTTACAGGAACCATTTCATGGGGCAATTTTTACATCATCGTCCCACCAGCCCTTTCATCTTCCTGATCCTGAATTTTCTGTTTTTGATTCTTCAGTTCCAGATTATGAATGGTTAAATGCCCTGCACTATTCAGATTGGGCTCTAGGACAGTTTTTTGAACAAGCCAAGTCTTCATCGTGGTTTAAGAATACGGTGTTTGTTATTACAGCGGATCACACCATCTGGGCACATCGTGGAAAGGCGGTCGAAAATGCTCACATACCGTTGTTGATATATTCACCCTCAGAAGTCATTGCTCCGGGAATAAATCATACCATAGGTTCCCAAGTGGATATATTGCCATCCATGATAGATTTGCTAGGCCTTTCGACGGCTCATTCGTCTATGGGGAAAAGCCTGTTTTCAGAAACCAGTGAGTCCTTTGCCTTGTTTAATTCTGTCATCTATTTGTGGATCACACCAGATTATGCACTCAGCTTTGTGGATAACAAGTTAGCATCCATCTATAATAATCATACAAAAGTTTTGCAGGAAAAAATCAATTTTACAAAACTGCCTTCGGACATTCAGTCTGAAATCCGCACATACCTAGGCTATACCCAGACAGCGCATAATACGCTCATTACCAATTCTATTGCGCCCTGGTAG
- a CDS encoding prepilin peptidase, whose protein sequence is MILEFLGIIILGGFSSIILNRCIQRMPDDLPLFSLGTCNSCQNQLPVLLNIPLAGYWLAGKKCQSCDNPLPLQPLLIECLTFMGTIGLFLWRGYSLSIINELLLLYLLIIIAVIDWNTMTIEPRIIVGGICLRVTWIILFETNQLLSFLTGMLVAAGAFYFIGFFYETLRRRPGLGDGDAAVLGLVALWTGWQGLSLVVLLAAISGLIIGVGVLIIKKQPVGSTQIPFAPFLCLGGSLVYLIQHIDHPLTNIMKPFIFE, encoded by the coding sequence ATGATCCTTGAGTTTTTAGGCATTATCATTCTGGGAGGTTTCAGCAGCATTATTCTGAACCGGTGTATTCAACGTATGCCTGATGATCTCCCCTTATTTTCTCTCGGCACATGCAACTCCTGCCAGAACCAACTCCCGGTTTTGTTGAATATTCCACTGGCAGGATACTGGCTTGCTGGAAAAAAATGCCAATCCTGCGACAATCCACTCCCCCTTCAACCATTGCTGATTGAATGTCTGACGTTCATGGGAACTATTGGGTTGTTTCTCTGGCGTGGCTATTCTCTGTCAATAATTAATGAATTGCTGTTGCTATATCTGCTGATCATCATTGCCGTCATCGACTGGAATACAATGACCATAGAACCACGGATCATTGTAGGAGGAATTTGTCTGCGTGTCACCTGGATTATTCTGTTTGAAACCAATCAGCTTTTATCTTTTCTGACAGGCATGCTAGTGGCTGCGGGAGCTTTTTATTTTATTGGTTTTTTTTATGAAACCCTGAGGCGCCGGCCAGGATTGGGCGATGGAGACGCGGCTGTGCTGGGACTGGTTGCACTATGGACGGGTTGGCAAGGATTAAGTCTGGTGGTTTTACTGGCGGCAATCAGTGGCTTAATAATAGGTGTGGGTGTGTTGATCATCAAAAAACAGCCCGTTGGAAGCACTCAAATCCCTTTTGCTCCTTTTTTATGTCTGGGAGGCAGTTTGGTCTATTTGATTCAACATATTGATCATCCATTGACCAATATCATGAAGCCTTTCATTTTTGAATAA
- a CDS encoding FecR domain-containing protein, with amino-acid sequence MKKYMRYPTKLILSVVVITVTLMTNTLFAQNPTAVATLTKVNGKVEVQISKMNKRTMGREGLLLYQDDTIITGQGGRVTVLFRDGSEIRLFENTQFMIETGKEQETEQRSFRYNFFMKMGSFWGKMQKSRQQTSIKTPTATIGVKGTSLRVSTNETASSIALTEGLISVDNKNSSIELVPGKRVVSISSTDDLSKKIEDIPYKLFITADSYDVDFTKTQQSTIRLSIQLGNVQTGQNLGRTGKLYLRSNYPNIQFPESVELDASGFVRFPIEINSPRYQDQEFDGNVTIWAVPDDAKADDIGEGSILIKIKSASKTRHYHIDGNTGEISPVK; translated from the coding sequence ATGAAAAAATATATGCGATATCCAACAAAACTAATTCTTTCGGTTGTAGTGATTACCGTCACATTGATGACAAACACTCTTTTCGCTCAAAATCCCACGGCTGTCGCGACCTTGACCAAGGTTAATGGAAAAGTGGAGGTGCAAATTTCAAAAATGAATAAACGCACAATGGGCCGAGAAGGGCTCTTGCTTTATCAGGATGATACCATCATAACGGGTCAGGGCGGACGAGTGACAGTCCTGTTCAGAGATGGTTCTGAAATTAGACTTTTTGAAAACACCCAGTTCATGATTGAAACAGGAAAAGAACAAGAAACTGAACAACGTTCTTTTCGCTACAATTTTTTTATGAAAATGGGATCCTTTTGGGGGAAAATGCAAAAAAGTCGGCAGCAAACTTCCATCAAAACACCCACTGCAACAATTGGAGTTAAAGGAACATCTCTTAGAGTTTCAACCAATGAAACAGCCTCCTCTATTGCGCTGACAGAAGGGCTGATCTCTGTGGATAACAAAAACTCCTCCATAGAACTTGTTCCTGGAAAAAGAGTGGTTTCCATTTCCAGCACTGATGATCTATCTAAAAAAATTGAAGATATTCCCTATAAATTATTCATCACAGCCGATTCCTATGACGTTGATTTCACAAAAACACAGCAATCAACAATCCGCTTGTCTATCCAGCTTGGCAACGTGCAAACAGGTCAAAATCTGGGAAGAACTGGAAAACTCTATCTACGAAGCAATTACCCCAATATCCAGTTCCCGGAAAGTGTGGAACTGGATGCAAGTGGTTTTGTCCGTTTTCCTATTGAAATAAACTCTCCACGATACCAAGACCAGGAATTTGATGGAAACGTCACAATCTGGGCCGTTCCGGATGATGCAAAAGCAGATGACATTGGAGAAGGAAGCATATTGATAAAAATAAAATCAGCTTCAAAAACTCGTCATTATCATATTGATGGTAATACAGGCGAAATTTCTCCTGTAAAATAA
- a CDS encoding alpha/beta fold hydrolase: protein MPIVVSQKQRIYYEVEGDKGPFLILHAPAFLTLDCWYKSYYVDLLGDHFRLVLIDPLGQGNSDSPEEPEFYKIESRIEHVLAIKAELGIDSFHFLGFGIGAQVGFMMAAYHTQHLRSLSIFGMHPYANTGENSSLTANIQLIREGLIKNYLNNHQEWNLAEDIQQKIICGSSQAYINSLETSAQWQGVESHLPAMTTHAMLFTSTSEPIFLSVREAGRSMPHGRYLILPKIDYMNGLLNADSVVPPLLEFTKRQRGH from the coding sequence ATGCCTATTGTTGTAAGTCAAAAACAGCGTATTTACTATGAAGTTGAAGGAGATAAAGGCCCATTCCTGATTCTGCATGCACCAGCATTCCTAACTCTGGACTGCTGGTATAAATCTTATTATGTGGATCTTTTGGGAGATCACTTCCGACTGGTCTTGATTGACCCATTGGGACAAGGAAATAGTGATTCACCGGAAGAACCTGAGTTTTATAAAATTGAATCCAGAATTGAGCATGTGTTGGCCATCAAAGCCGAACTCGGAATTGACAGCTTTCATTTTTTAGGTTTTGGAATAGGCGCACAGGTAGGATTCATGATGGCAGCCTATCATACACAGCATTTACGTTCTCTTTCAATTTTTGGAATGCATCCTTATGCCAATACTGGAGAAAATTCTTCATTAACAGCAAACATCCAACTGATCCGTGAAGGATTGATCAAAAATTATTTGAATAATCATCAGGAATGGAATCTTGCAGAAGATATTCAGCAGAAAATTATTTGCGGTTCTAGTCAGGCCTACATCAATTCCTTGGAGACAAGTGCGCAATGGCAAGGTGTTGAATCGCATCTACCCGCAATGACAACCCATGCGATGTTGTTTACCAGCACATCAGAACCAATATTTTTGTCGGTTCGTGAAGCCGGGCGGTCGATGCCCCATGGAAGATATTTGATTTTACCAAAAATTGATTATATGAACGGATTATTGAATGCTGATTCAGTTGTTCCTCCACTCTTAGAATTTACAAAAAGACAACGTGGCCATTAA
- the larB gene encoding nickel pincer cofactor biosynthesis protein LarB: MKQTSWLELFEAIKHQQIEPVDALDKVQSMSYQNLGFAKLDHGRELRKGFPEVIYAKDKTVDQLTKILKAHCAVHMKVLVTRLAPEKWENLKKQNISGHYNSVAQTLSLIQGRHESNHGNILILTAGTSDLPVAEEALETARIMGNKTEIIADVGVAGIHRLIDQMHFINQAKVIIVVAGMDGALPSVVGGLVSCPVIAVPTSIGYGTGTGGIAALLAMLNSCAPGVMVVNIDNGFGAGYAASMINHPGSAQTH, from the coding sequence ATGAAGCAAACATCCTGGCTAGAACTTTTTGAAGCCATAAAACACCAGCAAATCGAGCCTGTTGACGCGTTAGACAAGGTCCAGTCTATGAGCTACCAAAACCTGGGATTTGCAAAACTGGACCATGGGCGTGAACTGCGGAAAGGTTTTCCCGAAGTGATTTATGCCAAAGACAAAACTGTCGATCAACTTACGAAAATTTTGAAGGCCCATTGCGCTGTTCATATGAAAGTGCTTGTCACCCGGTTAGCCCCTGAAAAATGGGAGAATCTCAAAAAGCAGAATATTTCAGGACACTATAATTCTGTTGCCCAAACATTATCGCTGATACAAGGTCGTCATGAATCTAACCACGGAAATATTCTGATTTTAACAGCCGGAACTTCTGATTTACCAGTAGCTGAAGAGGCTCTTGAAACGGCCCGAATCATGGGAAATAAAACTGAGATCATCGCTGATGTTGGTGTCGCAGGAATTCATCGCCTGATTGACCAGATGCATTTTATAAATCAGGCAAAGGTAATTATTGTGGTTGCTGGAATGGATGGAGCCTTACCCAGTGTTGTGGGGGGATTGGTTTCATGTCCAGTGATTGCCGTTCCAACCTCTATTGGATATGGCACTGGCACTGGAGGAATTGCCGCATTATTAGCCATGCTGAACAGTTGTGCTCCCGGAGTCATGGTTGTTAATATCGACAATGGATTTGGAGCGGGATATGCTGCCAGTATGATCAATCATCCAGGTTCTGCTCAAACCCATTGA